A genomic window from Xyrauchen texanus isolate HMW12.3.18 chromosome 31, RBS_HiC_50CHRs, whole genome shotgun sequence includes:
- the LOC127624960 gene encoding zinc finger protein 883-like, producing MFIMREQVDVICCKSVGTDLSMLDIDDFITEISQLKKEVTSLKTKLKERELYSSCTCFERVQVEIELEKVSCQSSVCVTDGTSTECQDSVWSGRDQSTPQQLLDKLSEQRSRDTQDSQLKEESTTEEQQRDEGDDEQQMLQTSVKMCSVKLLDCRNLMKMRVETTAEEQESDDDDETTAEEQESDEDDDDFIPSELMNEQDEPLELNEVEEEHQDHKHHDLIPGEKSLSDSKTKKNFSPKKPQSRSAKNTLTCSQCGKSFTCESQLDIHMRIHTGERPYTCHQCGKSFAQSQILTRHLRRHSGERPFECDQCGKTFVLATCLQKHLKTHTNEKPYKCFFCGKRFSCQSYCKQHQKIHTGAGVHMCFECGKIFITAGDLKRHQIIHTGEKPYKCSLCGKSFPRPQHLKTHERIHTGEKPYKCSLCGKSFSCSEHLKTHERIHTGEKPYKCSHCGKSFSCSEHLKTHERIHTGEKPYKCLLCGNCFTQSHSLKTHERIHTGEKPYKCSHCGKSFSCSENLKTHERIHTGEKPYKCSHCGKSFTRSQHLKTHERIHTGEKPYKCSHCGKSFTRSEHLKTHERIHTGEKPYMCSFCEKSFTRSQHLKTHERIHTGEKPYKCSLCGKSFPCSEHLKSHERIHTAEKPYKCSHCGKCFTQSHSLKTHERIHIGEKPYMCSHCGKCFTQSHSLKTHERIHTGEKP from the exons gagctggaaaaggtttcctgtcaatcttcagtgtgtgtgactgatgggacctccacagaatgtcaggattcagtgtggagcggcagagatcagtccacaccacagcagctgctggacaaactctctgaacagagatccagagacacacaggactcacagctcaaagaagaaagcacaacagaggaacaacagagagatgaaggtgatgatgaacagcagatgctgcagacatcagtgaagatgtgttcagtgaagctgctggactgcaggaatttgatgaagatgagagtagaaaccacagcagaggaacaagagagtgatgatgatgatgaaaccacagcagaggaacaagagagtgatgaagatgatgatgattttattcccTCAG AGCTGATGAACGAGCAAGATGAACCTCTagagctgaatgaagtggaggaggaaCATCAGGATCACAAACATCATGATTTAATacctggagaaaaatctttgagtgaCTCAAAGACTAAGAAGAATTTCTCACCAAAAAAGCCTCAAAGTAGATCAGCCAAAAATACTttaacctgctctcagtgtggaaagagtttcacatgtGAAAGCCAGCTTGAtatacacatgagaattcacacaggagagaggccttacacgtgccatcagtgtggaaaaagttttgcaCAATCACAAATTCTCACACGTCATCTTCGCCGTCACTCTGGAGAAAGACCATTTGAATGTGATCAGTgcggtaaaacatttgttttggcaACTTGCCTACAAAAACATCTGAAAACGCatacaaatgagaagccttacaaatGCTTTTTTTGTGGAAAACGTTTTTCATGCCAGTCCTATTGTAAACAacaccagaaaatacataccgGTGCTGGGGttcatatgtgctttgaatgtgggaagatCTTTATTACAGCCGGAGACTTGAAACGTCaccaaataattcatactggagaaaaaccttacaagtgctcactctGTGGCAAAAGTTTCCCTCGGccacaacacctgaaaacacatgagagaattcatactggtgaaaaaccttacaagtgttcactctGTGGCAAGAGTTTCTCTTGTtcagaacacctgaaaacacacgagagaattcatactggagaaaaaccttacaagtgttcacactgtggcaAGAGTTTCTCTTGTTCTGAACACCTGAAAAcgcatgagagaattcatactggagaaaaaccttacaagtgcttaCTCTGTGGAAAttgtttcactcagtcacacagcctgaaaacacacgagagaatacatactggagaaaaaccatacaagtgttcacactgtggaaagagtttctcttgttcagaaaacctgaaaacgcatgagagaattcatactggagaaaaaccttacaagtgttcacactgtggaaagagtttcactcggtcacaacacctgaaaacacacgagagaattcatactggagaaaaaccttacaagtgttcacactgtggaaagagtttcactcggtcagaacacctgaaaacacacgagagaattcacactggagaaaaaccttacatgtGTTCATTCTgcgaaaagagtttcactcggtcacaacacctgaaaacacacgagagaattcatactggagagaaaccttacaagtgttcactctgtggaaagagtttccctTGTTCAGAACacctgaaatcacatgagagaattcacactgcagaaaaaccttacaagtgttcacactgtggaaagtgtttcactcagtcacacagcctgaaaacacacgagagaattcatattggagaaaaaccttacatgtgttcacactgtggaaagtgtttcactcagtcacacagcctgaaaacacacgagagaattcatactggagagaaaccataa